A window of Castanea sativa cultivar Marrone di Chiusa Pesio chromosome 8, ASM4071231v1 genomic DNA:
CTGGGAAAAggtaaaacatatatatatatatatatatatatatataaaagtatgaATTTTCTGCCAAGATTTTTTGGCAAGAGTCATTCATAATGAAGTTACTAAATTTTATGATGGGATCAACCTATAGTAACCTGCAAAAAGTTCATTGATAATGAAGTGACTAAATTTTATGATGGTAACCAACCTATAGTAACCCTTCATCTTTTTCCAAGTTTAAGATTAGTTGTGTACAAAGTATATGAGATTAAGCATAGACAAGTGTAGAGTTGGCCaacaagattttatttattaatttatgtaaatCATGCCATGAAACAATTTCTATTGGCAACAGGTGATGATCCAggtcattatattattttttttatttaaaaaaataagatagttAGGGTAGAAGAATTTAAGATGTGCCAATTAAGCAACAAGGTTTTTGACATTatcttcctaaaaaaaacaAGGTTGTTgacattatgttttttttttttttttttttttttgaagaggttGTTGACATTATGTTGGTTTAGTTTATTTGTATAAACTATTgtaataatttagaaatatcTTGTTTATAGATAGGTACCATCTATCTCATCCAAAGTATCTCCATATTgactttatatttttcttttcttttcttttttgtttttttacaaaGAGATTCCCTGCATTTGTCTAAGAAATTGACGTGACCACAAAATGGACCATCCATTTCCTTAATGAACGGAGAGGAtcctaatcttttttttcttttttctttttggctgaaTGGATCCTAATCCTTTTGTCCTATCCTTTTCACACTTTATTATAAGCTTTGCAAGGAATATAGTTTGCCAAATGCCACTGATAACAATGGTCCTAACGCTACGGAGTCATGACAAAACTTGAAACCTTGCTGTTTAGGGGCTGTTTTATATACCTCTAAAAACTAGTAAATTACGAAAAGAGTAAGAAAGTGCCAATCTTGAGGCCATATATGAACATTATATTTTGACAGCTAAATGGGTTTAAATAACTTTAGGGGAAGGTCTCTAGAAATTAATCACACAACTGATGCAATTATAATACACACTTAAAGGGCGCCCAGTGAAATTTCTTACTAGGATAATGACATGAAAACCATAACGATAATTTACAACGATGCCTTAGGGATGTTTAGGGATGTCGTCCAAATCATCTGAGATTGCACAAACCATTCTGACATGTACTACTACAGAGATGCCATAAGAAACAGAAGAGGCAAATTACAAAGCTAACCACGACAATGTCCACCAAACCAGCATAGATTAAGACTTCAGACACTGGACCAACATATAAATTCTCGCCAATCACTAGAAATAGAGTTCTTCAAAGTGCAGAGATGTCCTAATGCCATGCCTCCCAGCACATATAACAATACAAAAGGACACCGATAAGATATGCAGCAAACCCAGAATCATTGcatggatgaaaatcagaatcGAATTCAGCACATGGAACTTCGCCAGTTCCAAATTCAGATTTTATCAAGTTTCTCTGCCTTGACAACAGGGTTGGCCTTAGCTATAGCATCACGTGCAGCAGTGCGATAATCAAAGGGGCATTCATGTTTGTCCGAGTAGCGATGTACTGCACAGAAAAGGTTACCGCAGCGACAATTGAACCCCGTTAAACCAACCCGCTTGTTGCAGCTGTTGCAACGTTTTGGACCCTCCTTTGGCTTTACCTCACCATTCTCCCCCAAGCTTGAACCAAAGGATAGCGGCTGCACAGAGATAGTCTTAGGCTCCACTGTGTTGACTTGCACAGTCACAGTGGCAGCAACAGATTCATTTGCATTGCTGCTTGATGATCCATTCACAATACTCCCAATGGATGATGCAGCAAGCTTAGCCTGCTCCTCCTTTAACACCATATCCTTGTGGCACTTGGAACACATGTTCATAGTGGCAGCACTTCCAAAGAAGCCACAATTGTTAATGCACAAAATAGGACCTTCAGGTGGTGCTTGGCATCCTGTCTCATCGTGGTCCATCTTTTCAACTCCTGCAACAAAAGACACTCAAGAATCTAACAACGACAATAGATTAACAAGGGCAAGACAAAATTTGACTGCATCCTAAATACGCACAAATATCCAAAATGAGCACAAAAAGAAAGCATTTAAGATCTAATTCCATCCCAGGATAACATAACAATAAATTTGACAAATAAAGAAGTGTTAACAGAATTACCACAGATTAATTTcaagagatagagatagatTTAAGATCATTAAATGTTGAGTTAAGAGTGCCAAATGGGCTGTTCAGTCTTTGAAATTGCCATAAATAGTCACATAAGCAGGCAGTCAGGAGAACTAACCATCTAATTATGAGATCAGTCAGACTTTTCTTCCAAGTACAAATCCAGAAATCAAGACCGCATAACCAAGAAAGACTTAAAAGAATCCAAGACTCTATGAAATGGGCTAACTTGCGTGCCTTGAAGATGATGATTGAACTCATTGAAGAACTATTTTTCATAAAGAccataattttgtaattttagaccatctctctccctccctctctcacatAAGTTACACACCCACCCAATAGGTCTTGAATCTATAAGGGACGACCTATACCTTCCACTAGCACTTGCAAGGGGAGGAAGTATCAATTGAGTTAGAGCCCATTGGCACCATatacactttaaaaaaaaaaaccacttaaGACACTAATCTGTGATGGACCTAATAGGGGTCAAAATAGAatcacatttattttaaaaagttttatcgCCAAGGGAAGCGGGAAGGAAGATATGAACAAGTGATCCTTCCTCGTGAGGCATGGTCCCAAACCAATTGTGCTATTCCTTGGGGTAAAATAAGATTTGATAACATATTTATCTGTTATAATCAAATTAGCATTGTACATTAATTTGCCAATATGCCAACAAATGAGTGGCAGGTTATCCAATAGTAATACAATGATTGAAATGTAAAAAATACCCCAACATCAAAATCTTAAGCATGTCCCAAAACACATTTAAATGCTGACCAGAAATGCAACACAGAAATTTTTACCCACAGCATACAAACAAGCAATACCATATACTCAATTAGCTATATAAACACGCACACATTTAATTGTTGACCAGAAATGAAACATGGAAACTTTTACCCACAATACTCAAACAAGCAATACCACCATATACTCAATAAGCTATATACACATGCGCGCGCACGTATTTAAATGTTGACTAGAAACGCAACATTGAAACTTTTACCAACAATACTCAAATAAGCAATATTACCAAGATATATAAGCTATATGAACAGTACAAAACCAGAACCCAAGAGCTTTTGGAACCAAACTGACTCACTTTAGCTGGATAAACATTTATGATCCAATTAAGAACCATTTCATAAtatcattaaatttaataaatataaataaaaattgtaagaaatgGTCCAAAAGCCATAGATTTGAATTGTTTCTTGACCCTTCTCTTCTGTACCCAAGCAATAACTCAAAGACCCTCATATTCTCTCTCCAAACAGCACCTAGATTTCCCATTCACATACgacaaaaatattcaaatttcaacCATCCACATTCATTTCCATCAAAGACCCTAACTTTCTCTATTTTACACTAACCCCATCTAATTAATCACCAAAATTAACCAAACCCCTAACCACAATATtcaatcaaacacaaataatcacataaatacaaaaaaaaaaattaaaaaaaaaaccctaacctGTTCGAATCCTCTCAGAAATGAAACCTTCAAAACCGATCTCCAATCTCACTTTCGCATCGAATTcaaacccctaaaaaaaaaaaaaaaaaaaaacacaaaccatcGACTCAATCAATACCCAAAACAACAGATCCAATCGAATCGAAGagattcaaaaaccaaaaaaaaaaaccctaaccctagaaTTTGCCAATTTGGGATCGCCGAAGAAGGGAGAGAAATGCGATTTCCTCTCTTTTCgttcgctctctctctctctctctctctctctctctctgtgttttttgttttgtttttgatttttgattttattgatttttgatttgtatttaaaaccaaaatgtaaaaggaaaagaaagagacttttcttccttcctttcttttcttttcttttcttttctctgccAACGAACGCTCTTTTTACTGATTAGGGGCTGACGTGGCAAGTTCCTATTGGCTGAGCGTGTTGCCTACTCTGACATTCCCAGTTTGTCCCTCTTTTGGAAGTGTTAATAACGGTTTTGCCAGGTTTTTTTTGGGCCACTTTGGGGATGTCAAGGTTACTTTGGGTGAGGATTTTTTGGGGGTGACAGCCCAATGGAATTTGAGTTAAGTGATTACGTCATTAGAGGATTAGGTTTGGTGTGGTTGTCGGTTAATCACTGTGTTAATCTTGTAATTTGTAGTCTTCTATGTTAAGTTTTtcaccaaacaaatgaaaatgattgaattatcttaattaattcaaagttcaactcattttttttcattgtaatcAGACAAATATAAAGGTTGGTTCAGTTTGGTTTTCAAAACAATCAGTTAATTATTTGATCAAATCAGGTAGATTACTTAGAATATAAGAGTTTagtgttttttgaattttcaccaTATTTGGTCAAAGATTATTATTGGCTATGCTCTTGTTGAATTTTATTCCAAAGAACAAGTTAACTTCTTTTTCAAGTATAAGAGTTTTAAGTTTAAGACTTTGTGGGTGTAATTAAggctaattataaaaaattcttttttatttcttaaatggTAGTATGAGTGTATGACAGTAAATGAGTGTGAAAGATTTATGAGACCAAATCAAGTTACGTTGGTGCCACATAAAGTGGCACAATTTGTGCCACAACTTGCCCACGTGGTGAGTTGTGAGTGGTAGAGAAGTGATGGTGGGTCCACGCCTCTCTACCACTCACAATTTGCTATGTGAGCGAGTTGTGGAATAAGTTGTGCCACTTTATGTGGCACCATCATAACTCGGTCAAAcccaaatgaaaatttgaactcATAAGTTTTGAGCTCTCTAAAATTTCTATATTCATTATGTAAAAATcaagactctctctctctaaattgaaactaaatttcattgattgaaaAAGAATACAATTCAACTGACTCTAATGAACTTATATACAATCATGTACAAGAGAAAACAATAACTAACTCCCTAACTAACTCACctaatttcaagaaaaaaacagTTACAAGAAACTACCTAGCTATGACACGTGTACATCATCCcacttaaataaatttcttgtaTAGAATGCATAATCTGATCATGATGGGGAATTGACTATTAAATCCTTTAAGTCTTCATTCTTTAGGATTGCATccctattttttctttgaccCTTTGATGCATTGTGCCCTGCATTCAAATGCAGTGTTTCCTACTTCTATGGTGCAATATAAGATGCACCATGATGCTTCAATACATGATGAGATGCATAGACTTGCTGCTTCCCTTGGGATTGAGTGCTAACATCCTGCTTGGAAGCTTGTTGCTGTAAAAGGCATACATTTGACTTAGGATTTCTTTTAACACTCC
This region includes:
- the LOC142607258 gene encoding zinc finger A20 and AN1 domain-containing stress-associated protein 8; this translates as MDHDETGCQAPPEGPILCINNCGFFGSAATMNMCSKCHKDMVLKEEQAKLAASSIGSIVNGSSSSNANESVAATVTVQVNTVEPKTISVQPLSFGSSLGENGEVKPKEGPKRCNSCNKRVGLTGFNCRCGNLFCAVHRYSDKHECPFDYRTAARDAIAKANPVVKAEKLDKI